The following DNA comes from Nitrospira sp..
TACTTCTTGAGAGATCAAGCCGGGATGGATCTGCCGATTACATTGACGGAGGCCATGGGCCGGCATATGCGCGCGGGGGACAAGGTTGAGGCGCAGATTGACGCCGATGGTCTCGTCCTGGCCATTGCCAAGGAGCAGTAGCCGAATTCGTGAGCGCAGAGCGATGGGGGTGAGCGAGGCGATGGTCTGGCTCACCCCCATTGCGTTGTCGAGAGTGTGGGTGACCGGTTTGTGAACCATTCTGTTTTCTTGGGAACGGGCTGAATATGAAGCGGAGATGGCAACTCATTGCGGTGTGGGCGGTTCTAATGATCGGCCTCTGTCCTTTTACCACGTTTGCGGAAAATGAAAAGACCGGTGAAGCGGGCAAGGCCTATCGGACCACGCTGTTTGGAGAAGAGATCTACGTTCCTCCACGCGACCGCCACAGTGTGACGGCGGCGAACTTTGGCCTTCAGTGGACTCCCAACGGACCGAGTCAGTTGGAAGCGCTCCCGTTCGGCGCCTTGTACGTGTGGAGAAATTGGGATGCGGACAACACTAGGCTTCGGGGGACCTTTTCGGGAGTGGTTAATGATGTGGACTACACCATCGGCTTGCGCTCGCTTCCCAACTGGTCGCTGGTCTTTACCCTCGATAATTTCATCGCTCCCCTGGGTCGCTCGGAGTATGTCGAGGGACAGCGCATCAAAGCCTCGGAGTTAGAGTGGAACTATATCTTCGCCGGTTTCGGCGTCGGCTATCGATTTCCTTCAGTTCCCTTCGCGCAAGACAGTGCCATCAATGTGACGCTGACCTATGAGCCGGGGTTTCGCTGGTTTCGGGGCACTAAGAACACTGCTGTCGGATACGGGGTTCCTAAGGATACGTATGAAGGCCGGGTTCACGGTCACATCCGGTGGGATGCGTTGATCCGTAATCTCATGGAGCTCCCGCATCGAGGATTTGCGGTGGGCGGAGATGTCATCTATGGACACCGAGCCCGGTGGGATGCCTGGGGCGGGGCGCCATTTGCCACGCCGGATTTCAAGAAAGAGCGAACCTATCTCTCAACCACCGCCTATGCCTTGATTGCGAGCGGCCTTCCTGCGATCGACAGCGACAAACATCGGCTGATTACCAGCCTATACGGCGGGATTGGAGCCCACCTTGACCGGTTCAGTGCATTTCGTTTGCCGGGGCGCCCGACCGGGTTTGAATGGGAAGCGCTTTCTCTTCCCACATTGCCGGGCGTTGCGTTCAATGAACTATTTCCTCAGCGCTATGCCATTGCGAGCGTGACGTATCGGTATGAGGCGCTGTTCTTTCTGTACCCCTATGTCACGGCTACCTATGGGCTCGTGGACCGTCCCCGGTTTACCCCGCAGGGCATTCGCAATACCACCGACTCGATGCCGGCTCTCGGGGGAGGGCTGGTGTCCGGAGCGCCGTGGAAATCTCAGGTCGAACTCAACTATAGCTACAACTTCGGCATGTATCGCGATGCGGGGGGGGCTCCCCCAAGCAAAGGCGGCCATGGAGCCTTTCTCTTGTGGTCGAAGGAGTTGTGAACTGACTGGCAAGGACTCAGTGAGCAGTTTGTGAAGCCATTCCTGTCGAGATTTCAGGCGGGCATACACCGCTTGTGGCCGACCCCGGCAATCCTTCATCTCTCCGGCCTTAGATGAAGTATCTGTCCGGTAGCCTGCCGTGTATTCGAAGTGAAGCGCGAGCGGTCGTGGGGGCACTGTCCCCCCTACTATTCTAAATCTTCATGCGTGAGCAATTGTGATCAGACCGCTGCCGGGCTTCTCTCCATACTTCTGACGCACGGAGGGCGATCCAATGCAGGCTAGACTCAAGCGACGCTTCATTCACAGCGTCATCACCTGAATAAAAAAGAGAACATCATGAAGACACACAAATGGATCATGTCCGGTCTGGTTCTGCTTGTCGGCTCCCTGCTGGTCGTGGGCGCCGGGAGCGCTTCTGGCCAAGCCACGGAAAAGCCGCCGAAGGGAACCAGCTATGCACCCGTTGATCTGAAGGAGGACTTTGCGGCCGTCATGGCTCGGATGAAAGCCGCCAAACCTGCGGTCGTGAAGCGGCAGATGGATTTGCTTCACCAGCGGTACGACCTCGCGAACCGTCCTGCTAAAGATGTCACGATGTCCGGTGGTAAGCCTATTCAAGAAGGCATCCGAGTCACACTTCCGCAAGGGATGACCTGGGACAAGCTTCAGGTCATGAGCCCTGAAGAAGTACGCGAGAAGAATGCGTTTCCGGCCGGATTTTTTCCGCTTCCTCATCCCAACCACCCTGAAGGAGGGATGCTGTTTCCCCAGTTCCACATTGAAGAAATTCAGAAGCAGGAGGGCCGCGATCTCACTCGATTTGACCTGGAATTCGATCTGCCTGCTCATTTTGTCCCTGAGTTTCCGGCACCCATCTATCTGACGACCAGACCCGATCTCGGCGATGTGACCCAGGGAAAATTGGTGACGATCGACAACTACTATGAACTCTTCAACGGGATGCTGAACCCGAAACAGCTGGAGGGGGTGCGGTTGTTAGTCACGCCGTTCCCGCAGCAGCAATTCAACCAGACGGAAGATCGTCGGACAGTGCGTCCGAGCCGGGGGGTGGCCTGCTTCGACTGTCACGCCAACGGTCACACGAATGCCAGTACGCATCTAGCCGGAGATGTGCGCCCGCAGGAGTTCCGTCACAGGATTGATACTCCGACGTTGCGCGGCGTGCACATCCAACGACTGTTCGGCTCCCAGCGGGCGCTGAAGACGGTGGAGGATTTTACGGAGTTTGAGCAGCGCGCGGCCTATTTCGACGGCGATCCGGTGATCGCGACAAAAAAAGGGGTCAACATTCTCGAGCGGGGCAGCCAAGTGCATTTCATGGCGGAGTTCCAGGAACTCCTGGACTTCCCTCCGGCGCCTAAGCTGGGCATAGACGGCAAGTTGAACCCCCACAAGGCCACGGAGTCCGAGAAGCGCGGGCAGGGTCTGTTCTTCGGCAAAGCGTCCTGCGCCGGTTGCCATCAGGCGCCCTATTACACGGACAACTCCATGCACAACCTGAAGGTGGAGCGCTTTTATAAGCCTCGGATGATCAATGGGCGCATGGCGAGCGCCGATGGCCCCATCAAGACGTTTCCCCTGCGCGGCATCAAGGATTCGCCTCCGTACTTGCACGATGGACGGCTGCTGACACTCGAGGATACCGTGGAGTTCTTCAATATTGTGTTGGGAACTTCATTGACCGCTGAAGAGAAGCAGGACCTGGTGGCCTTCCTGCGCGTCCTTTAACGCGGGAAGGAAGAGCCAGCGATAGAGTCAGCCGGCGGAGGGGGAACAATACCGTGATGGCTGCTGAGTTCGCCAGCAATCACCGGCACGGGGGCGCCCTATCAAAACGGGAGCGTCCTACTCTCACGTGTCTCACGAAAGGAAGGCGTCGTGCAAACAACCAATGGTCCAACTGATATGAAGACGTTACGGGCGCGGGCACGACAAGGGAGTGAAGATAGAGTAATGGCCATATGCGACAAAGCGAAAGCCGAGCGCGTGATTAAGCTGCTGAATGAAGCCCTCGCGACAGAAATCATCTGCGTTCTTCGGAATAAGCGGCATTACTTCATGGCTACACGAACCAGTTCCCCCGGCGTGAAGCGAGAGTTTCTTCAGCATGTCATTGACGAGCAGGCGCATGTGGACCAATTGGCTGAACGCATTGTCCATCTCGGGGGCGAGCCGGATCTGTCCTCCGAAGAGTTGCTGATCCGGAGCCACTCGGAATATGTCGAAGGTAACTCGTCGGCGGAGATGATCACGGAAGATCTGATTGCTGAGCGGATCGCGATCGCCAGCTATCGGACAATGATCGCCTCTGTCGGCTCCGATGACCCCACGACTCGTACGGTGTTGGAGCAGATCCTTGCGCAAGAAGAAGAACATGTCGAGGCTCTATCCAG
Coding sequences within:
- a CDS encoding DUF892 family protein; its protein translation is MAICDKAKAERVIKLLNEALATEIICVLRNKRHYFMATRTSSPGVKREFLQHVIDEQAHVDQLAERIVHLGGEPDLSSEELLIRSHSEYVEGNSSAEMITEDLIAERIAIASYRTMIASVGSDDPTTRTVLEQILAQEEEHVEALSSLLEAVGSRSTSQRPGR